A window from Canis lupus familiaris isolate Mischka breed German Shepherd chromosome 18, alternate assembly UU_Cfam_GSD_1.0, whole genome shotgun sequence encodes these proteins:
- the OR4C139 gene encoding olfactory receptor family 4 subfamily C member 139 (The RefSeq protein has 3 substitutions compared to this genomic sequence), producing the protein MVMNSTVNEFILFGLTQDPRKQKAIFGVFLMLYLATLLGNFLIVVTIKRSRTLGSPMYFFLFYLSFADACLSTTISPRLIVDAISQRKTISYKECMAQVFTGHFFGCTEIFVLIVMAFDRYVAICKPLRYTTIMNRHVCSVLVILGWVGSCIHSSAQIVLALRLPFCGPNVIDHYFCDLQPLLKLACMDTYVINLLVVSNSGAICTVSFIILLISYVIILYSLRNYSAEGRRKALSTCTSHFIVVVLFFGPCIFIYTRPATTFPVDKVVAVFYTTGAPLLNPLIYTLRNAEVKNAMKKLWCNKV; encoded by the coding sequence ATGGTGATGAATAGCACTGTGAATGAATTCATTCTGTTTGGCTTGACACAGgatccaagaaaacagaaagcaatatTTGGGGTCTTCTTGATGCTTTATCTTGCCACACTGTTGGGAAACTTTCTCATTGTAGTGACTATTAAAAGAAGCAGGACCCTTGGGagtcccatgtacttcttcctatTTTACCTGTCCTTTGCTGATGCTTGCCTCTCTACAACCATTGCCCCCAGATTGATTGTGGATGCCATTTCTCAGAGGAAGACCATTTCCTACAAGGAGTGCATGGCTCAGGTCTTTACAGGCCACTTCTTTGGATGCATGGAAATCTTCGTGCTGATCGTCATGGCTTTTGATCGCTATGTAGCCATTTGTAAGCCCTTGCGATACACAACCATCATGAACAGGCATGTCTGCAGTGTGCTGGTGATTCTGGGTTGGGTGGGATCCTGTATCCACTCTTCAGCACAAATTTTCCTGGCTTTGAGATTGCCTTTCTGTGGTCCCAATGTGATTGATCACTATTTCTGTGATTTGCAGCCCTTGTTGAAACTTGCTTGCATGGACACTTATGTAATAAATTTGCTAGTTGTTTCTAACAGTGGAGCCATATGCACGGTGAGTTTCATAATCCTGCTTATCTCCTATGTTATCATCTTGTACTCTCTGAGAAACTACAGTGCAGAAGGAAGGCGAAAAGCCCTTTCAACCTGCACCTCCCATTTTATTGTGGTTGTCCTATTTTTTGGCccatgtatattcatatatacacgTCCGGCAACCACATTTCCAGTAGACAAGGTGGTGGCTGTGTTTTATACCACTGGGGCACCCTTGCTCAACCCTCTGATCTATACACTGAGGAATGCAGAagtgaaaaatgccatgaaaaagtTATGGTGTAACAAAGTGTGA